The nucleotide sequence CCCATGGGACATCGCAGCAGGTGTAATTCTTGTTAACGAGGTTGGGGGTAAGACGACGAAAGCGGATGGTAAGCCGCTAGACTTCTTGCAAGATAATACCATTTTATCGTCTAACGCAAACATTCACGAAGAAGTTTATAGAAACTACATAGAATTAAAATAGGAAAAGCCACTATTCCGTAGCTTTTCCTTTTTTGCGTAAACCAAATCCCATTATGGCAAATCCTAAAATAAAAAACGTGCCAGCTAACCAATAATTCCGATATACAATTGTTATTCCAACAAGACTAAAAGCTATGATGACGAGGATGGCAATGGCTAACATCGGGTATTGTATATTTTTCATGTTATCACCTCTTTTTCTCTATCTTTTAGTATAAAACATTCCAAGTAGATAGGAAAATAATTTAGGAACAGTAGCACCCTAGTCTATAATTTAGTATGATAGGAATGACAGATTGAAAGAGGGGAATGCAAATCATATGAAAGAACAAACTGTAATTGACGTTGGAAATCATCTGCCAATTGTTGATTTTCTTTTTAATGTCTTAGCAAATGGAGAAAATGGTCCGAATCTCTTGTTAGGTTTTTTTTATTTATATATTACTATAACAATTCTTGCTATTATTACATATAAATTGGGTTTTGCAAGGAAGCTACCTTTGTTAAAGTCCGTTGTTGTGTATATATTTTTGTTCATCGGTTGCACGATCATTTCTTGGTTTGGGCTTAAGTTACCGATGGCGGAGAGCCTCTTTATAATTGCCATAATTTTAGCGGTCTACCGCTATCGATTACACCGTTCGAGACAAGCGAAAGCAGGCAACTAAATCAAATGAAAAAAGCGACATAACGTCGCTTTTTTTGTTCTACTATACCAGGAATTTAAGAAATTTGCCTGGTGTGGATAAAGTTACTGCAATAGCCACGTCCAGCTCCAGCGCCCAGCAACTAGCGAGACTTCCCTCACCTCTGTACGATAAGTCAACATCGATTCGCATTCGCTCATCGTGTTTCCTTTATCTCCTACGGTTCAGTCCAGTCCGTACGTTGCTAACCGGGCGCTTGCGCTTTTGTTTTACTAAATAAGAGAATCTTCTTTTTTCTTCTCTTTATATAAATTGAAATTACCTGTTTCGTGTCTTTTCTTCGTATTTTCTCCCACTCGATCATAACAGGATTGACATATATACATATGAATTCGTCGGTTTCTTAGGCGTTTAGCTTGTAAGGAATTGCTGTCAATCTTTTCGATCGAGTCACAAAGTACACACTTTACTCGCATTCGAATCACCTCTATCCTTGTAGGTTCCATTTTATCACATAATCATTCATCATGGAAAAGCTCTATCAAAATTGTTTTGCCCTTTAGAAAATAGGGAATGGGGGAGTAAGAACGAAAGAAAGGGTGTTACAATTGAAAAAAAGATGGTTAGTATCAACTGTAGCAAGTGCATTTAGTTTGGGAGCCAGTTACTTTCTTCGTAAAAAAGAAAACCGCACCATGGTTATGGACAAGCTTAAACAAGCAAAACATACATTAGTAAACGAGAATACGAAAAACCAAACATCCATAGATAAGGCGGGTATGCCGGAACTAGACCAACAAGAAAACGCCAAAATGGTTTCTGAAGGGTCCCAGTTCGGAGTGCATTACTATAATGAAGTGAAACAACAAGAAGAGAAAGTAAAATAATAAAAAACCAAGGACTCGCAAAAAAGTCCTTGGTTTTTTATTTAATCCATGTGGTGATTCGATTGGTCTTCCTCTACATCGTCTAGCTTCTTCTGTTCATCCTCAGGAATTACTTCTTTATTCTCATTTGGCTCACTAGGTTGATCTTCGTTAATCGGAAATTCTGGCATATACCTTCCAACCACAGCGGATAGTTCATCCACGACTCCTTGAATAGGGTGTCCTTCTTGTACTTTTCTGGCTAAGTCCTTTATCCGTTCCGTACCATCAGCGTCCGCAATCACTACAGCATTTTTACCATATGGATCATGTTGGAGGGCTTCCGTTACGGAATACTTAATCGTTCCAACTCTTGAGCGATCTAAGTCTTTATCGACATCAATTCCAACGACCGCATAAGGACCAGCTACGACAGCAGTTGCATGGTAAACATTCGGAACCTCACTTGCTACATTAGCCAGATGGCTGGCGATTTCACTGTTCGATAGATTTTCACGTTCTTGTGGGTCTGAATCTTTTACTTGTATAGTCGGATTCTGATTTCCTTCCTGAGGTAAGCTCTCCTCATTTTGTTGTTGGCATCCAACTAACAGCATAGAAAATAGGAATCCTACAACAGCGAGATATGTTTTCAACATTTCGTTTTCCTCCTAGCCTAATACACATAATCTATGTATGGCTAGTTTTTGATGAAAACCGTTATTTATGCATCGAACAATTTGGATTCTATTTAAGAATAATTCGGCTAATTCCTTTAATCGGGGATTCTTGGTTGGAACCATCCTTGAAGTAAAGGTGAATAGGGCCGTCATCGTAAAGTGGTTTACCCGCATTTGAAAATAAAAGTAGACTATTTCTTAATTGGTCTATGCTGATTGTTTCGTTTCCGAACCTCGATACTAACTCGACACTATTTGCTTCCGGTTTTATTTCTGCAGTGTTTAGAAAATCTCTGATCGGCATTACATAGGAGTTTTCTAAAAGCTCTTTTCGATTATACTTTGCAATACTGTTAGTAACTGGGGGTTTCACTTTCTGTTGATATACCTCTCGATCGAATCGGAGGGAAGCTTGTTCAAGCTCGTCTGTTACTACGTCCTCATTAGATTCCGTTTTAAACGCTTCTTCTAATAAAACCTTTCGATCATCGAATATCCAAACCGTTGGGTCCAGGGTAATTGGATATTGTACTTTCCCTTCAATTTCAACTATCATATCCCGAACAACCTTTCTCTTTCTTATAGCTTCTGTTCATAAGTTATCTGTTCTAGAATAACAAACCTTCGATCCTTTTTCATTAAAGAAGAATTCGAGGTAAAAAAAAGGGATAGAATTAATTGGAACTTTTCATTCCTTTCTTGCATTTTTTTGCTACTACAGCTAATATAAATAGAAGAAAGTCTGTTATTAGGAGGGGATTATGTGATTCCAGAGGTGGCTATTAGTGATCGTGAAAAAGCCTACGCCCTTCTAGAGGCCGATGCTGATAAAATATTGCAATTGATTAAGGTTCAAATGGACAATCTTACTATGCCCCAGTGCCCTTTATATGAAGAGGTTTTAGATACACAAATGTTTGGTCTATCTAGAGAGATTGATTTTGCGGTCCGGTTGAATCTTGTATCGGAGCAGGATGGTAAATCTCTATTAGAGAATCTAGAAAGAGAATTAAATGTTCTACATGAAGCTGCACAAGCAGCGCAAAAATCATAATAGTATGATGGATGAACCTTGGCGAACAAACGGCAAGGTTTTTTTATATCCTTTTTGTGAAATGTAAATATAGGAAAAGAACCTTGTTATTTCTGTTAAGAATCCTACAAGAATATGATATATTAGAGATATTATGAAATCGATCAAAACAGAAGGAGTATCTCTGTATGAAACAAAGATGGAAAGATTTTGACTTTACCCTTATCATTACTCCTTTGATCCTGACAGCATTTGGGGTTGTTATGATATATAGCGCTAGCATGGTAGTTGCCGTTATAAAATATGATGTTCCTAGCAATTATTTTATGTTAAAGCAGCTTCAATGGTTTTTAATAGGGTTAGTACCCTTTGCCATAATGTCCTTCTTTAATTACAAGCACTTGCAAAAGCTCATGAAGGTAATCGTGTTGGGAGTCATCCTTTTATTAGTAGCTGTGTTAGTCTTTGGGGAAGATGTAAACAACTCGCAATCTTGGTTGAAAATTGGACCTTTTCAGTTCCAACCATCCGAATTCGCCAAACTAGGAATTATCTTATACTTAGCTTCTGTTTATTCCAAAAAACAAGACTATATTTCGGACTTTAGTAAAGCAGTTCTACCACCGCTTATTATGACAGGAATCATCCTAGGATTGATCTTCTTACAACCAGACATTGGTACTGGGGCAATTATTTTTATGATTGCTTGCTCCGTTATTTTTAGCTCTGGAATTCGAATGAAGCACCTTTCTATTCTTATTGCCACAGGAGTTATATTTATGGGATTGGCTGCCACGCAAATGGTGACGAAAGAAAGGATAGCGAGGTTCACAGGGGCATATATGCCATTTGAAACACCGCAGACAGACGGTTATCACTTAATTCAGTCGTACGTGGCAATCGGTACGGGTGGACTAGCTGGTGAAGGTTTAGGTCAAGGTGTTCAAAAATTAGGGTACCTTCAAGAACCACACACAGATTTTATCATGGCCGTTATCGCGGAAGAACTTGGCTTCATTGGGGTTGCTATTGTGATTGGCTTACTAGCAATCATCGTATTACGCGGCATTTATATTTCACGTTTATGTGATGATAGCTTTGGATCACTAGTTGCGATAGGTATCTCTTCTTGGATAGGGATTCAAACCTTTATCAATTTAGGAGCAATTAGTGGTATCCTACCGATTACAGGGGTACCATTGCCGTTTATTAGCTCCGGGGGCTCTTCGCTCCTCACCTTAATGATCGCGATGGGAATTTTAAATAATATCGCTAAGAAAGTTCGTGCGAAAGAAGTGCTTGTTTCTAAAGATCACGAGAAGCCATTCGATGATCCACGAGTGTTTAATAAAGAAGTCGTGAAACGAAGAAGAAGTCTTCATCAATAATACTTAAGCCCCCTACCAGCAGGTAGGGGGCTTAGTTGTGCTCTTATTTAATATTCAGTTCTCGGTCCGCCTGCTCTTTTTCTTGTGCTGCACTTCTGGATGCTAGTAACAAGTAATAACTCAACAAACCGCAGAAAATAGAGATGACAAGAGCGTGTGTTAACGCAATTCCTAAATTAACAAAGGTAAATATAATGAATGCACCTAAGATTACTTGTAAGACCATTAGAGCTACTCCAATAGTCCAACCCCAATACATCACTCGGTTATGTCGATAATGTTTGCGGACCTGAAGATAGAGAATAATCGTCCATATAAAAGCAATACCTGCAATCAAACGGTGACCCATTTGTATCCATTGTCCAAAATGGTAATTGAAAACAAGAGGTTTGCTATTCACACAAAATGGCCAGCTTGTACAAGCCATGCTTGAATCTGCGTGGCGAACAAGGGCGCCAGTGTAAACTACAAATAAAATATAGGCGGTAAACCAATACAAATGTTTTCGAAATCTTTTATCAATGACTAGTGATTGGGCATCCAATTTGTGGTCAATCTCAAAAATTAACAGCGTTAATAAAAGAACAGCTGCAAAGGATATCAATGAGATTCCAAAATGCGTAGCCATGACAAAGTCGGATTGTGGCCATAATACAGCCGCTGCACCAATTAATGCTTGGACAACTAAAAAGAATGTGGAGGTAAAGGCTAGAAACTTCACTTCTCTAATTGATCCGTAATATTTCCAGGAAAGAATGGAAAGTAAGAGTACGATGCCCCCTGCAAGACCAGAAACAAGCCGATGGCTTAATTCAATGACGAGCTGTGGGGTAATTTCTCCTTCACAGATAGGCCAATTTGCTCCACAACCCATTCCAGAGTCCGTTTTCGTAACCAGTGCACCCCCGACTAAGACGAGTACCATGATGATTGTCGCAATAACCGATAATTTTCTTAAAAATTTGATCATACGTTCACCCTGCTTCTATTCGACTAATTCATTCATTAGGAAGATATATAGTCGTGCATTTGCTCAAACATACAAGAGCAATAGTACCATGTTTGCCTGTTTTTTTCACTAATAAAATTCTTCAAAAACACTTGCATTGTCGAAGTTTGTTTGCTAGAAATAAATAAGGGAAACGGGGAAGCCGCACATGCATATCCTATGCGTACTGTTACACAATTCGATATATGTACCATTATAGAAAGGCTTCCAAGCCTTTTCTTTTAGTTTTTTGACGAAAGCATTCTAAGCTCTATATACATAAGTCAACGTATTAGTTAACAATTCGGTCACGGTCACAATATTGTCAAATTTGTGAAGATGAGTAAGCCAAATAGAAACCGAAGAGAATACATGGTACAATATGTTTGTATGTGCCTAGCTTTCGTTACTAAAAGAAACAGGAAATGATAAAATGGTTTTCTTTTGGAAAGTAATGGTTGTGCAACTCGGAAGGAGGGTTGTAAAATGGATAAGGTGGAAGTTTCTTCTACGCAAGTAATTAGTCAAACAGATAATCAAAAGGAATCTACCTTATGGGAAGATTTTATGGCTCTTATAAAAGTAGGGATTATTAACTCCAATCTCATGACAGCTTTTGCAGGATTTTGGATTGCCCTCTTTTACAATAATGCTTCTTTTGCCGATTATTGGGTAACCTTTTTATTAACGATGATTGGTACAGGAATGGTTATTGCTGGTGGTTGTATTATAAACAACTATTACGATCGGGATATCGATCATATCATGCAAAGAACCAAAGCTAGACCAACGGTTACAGGCACGATTCCACTCAAGGTAATTTTAGGCTTAGGAATTGGTATATCTGTTTTGGGTATCATTCTTCTTAGCTTCACAACTGTACAAGCAGCTTTATTTGGTGCATTTGGTTGGTTTGCTTACGTTGTACTTTATACGATGTGGTCGAAACGTAGATACACCATTAACACAGCAATAGGAAGCTTGTCTGGTGCAGTTCCTCCTTTAATAGGGTGGGCCGCTGTGGATCCTAATCTCCATGTGGCAGCAATTATTATTTTTGTCATTATGTTTATCTGGCAGACCCCTCATTTCCTAGCACTTGCTATGAAGAAGTGTAAAGAATATAAGGCTGCAGGAATACCAATGCTACCAGTGGTACATGGGTTTTCTATTACGAAACGACAAATTGTGGTTTATGTGACTTGTCTGCTTCCATTACCATATTTGTTGTTCTCACTAGGAACAGTATTTCTTGTCATTGCCACCTTGTTAAATCTAGGTTGGTTAGCTTTAGGTATAAGTGGGTTTAAGACAGGAAATGACTTAAAGTGGGCAAACAGGATGTTTGTGTACTCCTTAAGTTACTTAACGATATTCTTTTTAACCATGATTATCGTGACAGTACCTAGTACGATCTTCTAGTTAGAAATTAGAGTAATTATTTCCATATTCTAATTTATAATAAAAAATTGAAGGATGAAGAGAAAGAAAGAGAGGTATCATTTTCATGAAAGGTTGGATGGGAAAGTTCCGAGCTCTGTTTTTATTTAGCTCACTTTTACTTGTACTTTCAGGCTGTGGGAAAGAAAACCTTACCGCTTTTGTTCCAGAAGGTTATGGAGCGGAAGTATCTTTAAACCTCATTATCATTTCCTTAGTGGTTATGGTATTTGTGATTTTAGTGGTAATGATTGTATACACCATGGTCTTAGTAAAGTTCAGACAGAAAAAGGGTAAGGAAGATTTTATTCCGAAGCAAACTGAGGGGAATAAAGCACTTGAAATCATCTGGACTGTCATTCCTATTATCCTATTGATAATAATTGCAGTCCCAACTGTAAGAGCTACTTTTGATCTAGCCGACGAATCAAAAGCGGATGAGTCTTTGAACATTAACGTAACGGGTAACCAATATTGGTGGCACTTTAGTTACAATGATCAAGACATCCAAACTAGTCAGGACTTATATATTCCGACAGATACACGAGTATATTTGAATCTCAAGTCTAGTGATGTTATCCACTCTTTCTGGGTGCCATCTATCTCAGGTAAGATGGACGCAAATCCAGAGAATGAAAATACGATGTATATTGAAGCCTATGAAGAAGGCGTTTACTATGGTAAATGTGCTGAGCTTTGTGGACCTTCACACTCTTTAATGGACTTTAAAGTAATTGCTGTAAGTCCAGAAGAGTTTGAACAATGGAAGAAGGACATGAAGAGTGTTGATCCGGAAGCACAACCAGAAACAGCTAGTGCTCAAGAAGGACAAAAGCTTTTCCAAGAAAATAGCTGTATAGGTTGTCACGCTATTGGTTCTTCACCTGCAGCAGTTGGACCTAATCTAACTAACTTCGGGGATAGAACAAAAGTTGCTGGTGTATTAGAACATGACAAAGAAACTATCGTGAATTGGTTGTTAAATCCGGATGAATTAAAGCCAGGAAATAAAATGGCTGGAAACTATCCTGAGTTGACAGAAGAGGAAGCAGGCAAAATTGCGGACTACTTACTTCAATTACAACCATCGGAAATTACACCAGAAAGTGCTGGCAATGAATAAAAATAACGGGATGGATCAGGTTTAAGGGAGGTTTATAAGCGTGAGTACAGCAGTTACACACAAGCAAGGCTTTGGCGCTTTCTTGTGGGATTACTTAACCACAGTGGACCATAAAAAAATTGCACATTTATATTTGATCGCTGGTGGTTTCTTTTTCCTAGTTGGCGGACTGGAAGCTATGGCGATTCGTATTCAGCTAATAAAACCAGCAAATGATTTTGTTAGCGCAGGATTTTATAATGAGATTTTAACAATGCACGGAACAACGATGATATTCCTTGCAGCAATGCCAATTCTTTTTGGATTTATGAACGCAGTCGTTCCTTTACAAATAGGGGCGCGAGATGTTGCGTTTCCATTTTTAAACTCTTTAGGTTTTTGGTTGTTTTTATTTGGTGGATTAATGCTAAATGCAAGTTGGTTCCTAGGTGGTGCCCCAGATGCAGGTTGGACAGCATATGCACCACTTTCCACGACCTCACCAGGGCATGGCGTAGATTTCTACATACTTGGTCTACAGATTTCTGGTGCGGGTACTTTAATGGGTGGAATAAACTTTTTAGTTACTATCATTAACATGCGTGCGCCAGGTATGACTTACATGCGTATGCCACTATTCACTTGGACCATATTTGTAACGAGTGTATTGATCATATTTGCATTCCCTGCTTTAACTGTAGGATTATTTTTATTAATGTTCGACCGTATGTTTGGATCTGGTTTCTTTGATCCAGCAATGGGTGGTAACTCCATTATTTGGGAGCATTTATTCTGGATTTTTGGACACCCTGAAGTATATATTTTGGTATTACCTGTTTTCGGTGTATTTAGTGAAGTTATTTCTACCTTTTCGAAAAAGCGTTTATTTGGATATACCGCGATGGTATTTGCTACCGTTTTAATTGGGTTCTTAGGATTTATGGTTTGGGCTCACCACATGTTTACGGTAGGTCTTGGACCTGCAGCTAACTCTATCTTCGCGGTAGCGACAATGGCGATTGCTGTTCCAACTGGTATAAAGATTTTTAACTGGTTATTAACCCTGTGGGGCGGAAACATTACCATAAACTCTGCGATGCTTTGGTCTTTAGGTTTCTTACCTACCTTTACCATTGGGGGAACGACAGGTGTTATGTTGGCAGCAGCAGCTGCAGATTTCCAATATCATGATACTTATTTCGTAGTTGCACACTTCCACTATGTTATTGTCGGTGGAGTTGTATTTGGTATATTCGCTGCCCTTCATTATTGGTGGCCAAAAATGTTTGGTAAAATTTTAAATGAGAAGCTAGGAAAACTTACATTCTGGTTATTTTTCATTGGTTTCCATTTAACGTTCTTTATTCAACATTTCCTTGGATTAATGGGTATGCCGCGTCGTTATTGGGTATTCTTACCAGATCAAGGCTTAGATACAGGTAACTTAATTAGTACAATTGGTG is from Radiobacillus kanasensis and encodes:
- a CDS encoding YlaN family protein, with the protein product MIPEVAISDREKAYALLEADADKILQLIKVQMDNLTMPQCPLYEEVLDTQMFGLSREIDFAVRLNLVSEQDGKSLLENLERELNVLHEAAQAAQKS
- a CDS encoding YhcN/YlaJ family sporulation lipoprotein, yielding MLKTYLAVVGFLFSMLLVGCQQQNEESLPQEGNQNPTIQVKDSDPQERENLSNSEIASHLANVASEVPNVYHATAVVAGPYAVVGIDVDKDLDRSRVGTIKYSVTEALQHDPYGKNAVVIADADGTERIKDLARKVQEGHPIQGVVDELSAVVGRYMPEFPINEDQPSEPNENKEVIPEDEQKKLDDVEEDQSNHHMD
- the ctaD gene encoding cytochrome c oxidase subunit I, giving the protein MSTAVTHKQGFGAFLWDYLTTVDHKKIAHLYLIAGGFFFLVGGLEAMAIRIQLIKPANDFVSAGFYNEILTMHGTTMIFLAAMPILFGFMNAVVPLQIGARDVAFPFLNSLGFWLFLFGGLMLNASWFLGGAPDAGWTAYAPLSTTSPGHGVDFYILGLQISGAGTLMGGINFLVTIINMRAPGMTYMRMPLFTWTIFVTSVLIIFAFPALTVGLFLLMFDRMFGSGFFDPAMGGNSIIWEHLFWIFGHPEVYILVLPVFGVFSEVISTFSKKRLFGYTAMVFATVLIGFLGFMVWAHHMFTVGLGPAANSIFAVATMAIAVPTGIKIFNWLLTLWGGNITINSAMLWSLGFLPTFTIGGTTGVMLAAAAADFQYHDTYFVVAHFHYVIVGGVVFGIFAALHYWWPKMFGKILNEKLGKLTFWLFFIGFHLTFFIQHFLGLMGMPRRYWVFLPDQGLDTGNLISTIGAFFMALGTIVFLINVITTSLKKQEVAGDPWDGRTLEWTIPSPPEHYNFKQLPLVRGLDPLWVEKTEGRKEMTPAEPLGDIHMPNNSILPFVMSLGFFIAGFGFIYQVDDISWLSLVFVGMGIALGTMFVRSVKDDLGHHIHKEDLEKGAK
- a CDS encoding COX15/CtaA family protein codes for the protein MIKFLRKLSVIATIIMVLVLVGGALVTKTDSGMGCGANWPICEGEITPQLVIELSHRLVSGLAGGIVLLLSILSWKYYGSIREVKFLAFTSTFFLVVQALIGAAAVLWPQSDFVMATHFGISLISFAAVLLLTLLIFEIDHKLDAQSLVIDKRFRKHLYWFTAYILFVVYTGALVRHADSSMACTSWPFCVNSKPLVFNYHFGQWIQMGHRLIAGIAFIWTIILYLQVRKHYRHNRVMYWGWTIGVALMVLQVILGAFIIFTFVNLGIALTHALVISIFCGLLSYYLLLASRSAAQEKEQADRELNIK
- the cyoE gene encoding heme o synthase: MDKVEVSSTQVISQTDNQKESTLWEDFMALIKVGIINSNLMTAFAGFWIALFYNNASFADYWVTFLLTMIGTGMVIAGGCIINNYYDRDIDHIMQRTKARPTVTGTIPLKVILGLGIGISVLGIILLSFTTVQAALFGAFGWFAYVVLYTMWSKRRYTINTAIGSLSGAVPPLIGWAAVDPNLHVAAIIIFVIMFIWQTPHFLALAMKKCKEYKAAGIPMLPVVHGFSITKRQIVVYVTCLLPLPYLLFSLGTVFLVIATLLNLGWLALGISGFKTGNDLKWANRMFVYSLSYLTIFFLTMIIVTVPSTIF
- the coxB gene encoding cytochrome c oxidase subunit II; amino-acid sequence: MKGWMGKFRALFLFSSLLLVLSGCGKENLTAFVPEGYGAEVSLNLIIISLVVMVFVILVVMIVYTMVLVKFRQKKGKEDFIPKQTEGNKALEIIWTVIPIILLIIIAVPTVRATFDLADESKADESLNINVTGNQYWWHFSYNDQDIQTSQDLYIPTDTRVYLNLKSSDVIHSFWVPSISGKMDANPENENTMYIEAYEEGVYYGKCAELCGPSHSLMDFKVIAVSPEEFEQWKKDMKSVDPEAQPETASAQEGQKLFQENSCIGCHAIGSSPAAVGPNLTNFGDRTKVAGVLEHDKETIVNWLLNPDELKPGNKMAGNYPELTEEEAGKIADYLLQLQPSEITPESAGNE
- the ftsW gene encoding putative lipid II flippase FtsW, which gives rise to MKQRWKDFDFTLIITPLILTAFGVVMIYSASMVVAVIKYDVPSNYFMLKQLQWFLIGLVPFAIMSFFNYKHLQKLMKVIVLGVILLLVAVLVFGEDVNNSQSWLKIGPFQFQPSEFAKLGIILYLASVYSKKQDYISDFSKAVLPPLIMTGIILGLIFLQPDIGTGAIIFMIACSVIFSSGIRMKHLSILIATGVIFMGLAATQMVTKERIARFTGAYMPFETPQTDGYHLIQSYVAIGTGGLAGEGLGQGVQKLGYLQEPHTDFIMAVIAEELGFIGVAIVIGLLAIIVLRGIYISRLCDDSFGSLVAIGISSWIGIQTFINLGAISGILPITGVPLPFISSGGSSLLTLMIAMGILNNIAKKVRAKEVLVSKDHEKPFDDPRVFNKEVVKRRRSLHQ
- a CDS encoding YlaH-like family protein encodes the protein MKEQTVIDVGNHLPIVDFLFNVLANGENGPNLLLGFFYLYITITILAIITYKLGFARKLPLLKSVVVYIFLFIGCTIISWFGLKLPMAESLFIIAIILAVYRYRLHRSRQAKAGN
- a CDS encoding DUF5325 family protein, with protein sequence MKNIQYPMLAIAILVIIAFSLVGITIVYRNYWLAGTFFILGFAIMGFGLRKKGKATE
- a CDS encoding YlaI family protein: MEPTRIEVIRMRVKCVLCDSIEKIDSNSLQAKRLRNRRIHMYICQSCYDRVGENTKKRHETGNFNLYKEKKKEDSLI